A section of the Amblyomma americanum isolate KBUSLIRL-KWMA chromosome 2, ASM5285725v1, whole genome shotgun sequence genome encodes:
- the LOC144119719 gene encoding uncharacterized protein LOC144119719 codes for MHPDIHKARRKAKSEVHERSFARNEDILYVDAATYRERYGSVASMVDHQLREINWASIKTSNILEAEEKALAPAITHKGEKPHECRKYSSLRISTAAIRILKARTITFNRCCITWTPDHEAVKGNQRVDANARAYAHREVHAVTRRYGAILEQQRARRRTYSPPHKNLSSKIYPSTYDSKCPLCGEHSTLYHVTWACQKTQAAPINDTPTREQREACCPARSLKTAQADRPVRKTNDKTKRTAPTQLGTLSSPSFFLPNQGTLQIDVLCVLLINVVHVPLSKEFINISNLHAALCGATKATLTDNLRKCLRPMAISILNPSPFSWEATLRVAEPASKEWLVDRAFLQAKTRGLPEKKELFLEDLHYVYCK; via the exons atgcatccagatatacacaaggcgagaagaaaggcaaaatCGGAAGTCCACGAAAGAAGCTTCGCCAGGAACGAAGACATATTATACGTTGACGCAGCCACATACAGAGAACGATACGGCTCGGTAGCCAGcatggtggatcaccagctcagagAAATTAACTGGGCTTCTATCAAAACAAGCAACATCCTCGAGGCTGAGGAAAAAGCTCTTGCACCCGCCATCACCCACAAGGGCGAGAAGCCCCATGAGTGCAGAAAGTACAGCAGTCTACGCATATCTACTGCGGCCATCCGCATACTCAAGGCGAGAACAATCACATTTAACAGATGCtgcatcacgtggacaccagatcatgaggctgtcaaaggaaACCAACGTGTGGACGCCAATGCACGAGCATACGCCCACCGGGAGGTgcacgcagtcactagacggtatggagccatcttggaACAGCAACGAGCCCGCAGGAGGACCTACTCCCCTCCACACAAAAACCTTAGTAGCAAAATCTATCCTTCAACATATGACAGCAAATGCCCGCTCTGCGGGGAACACTCAACGCTTtatcacgttacatgggcctgccagaaaacgCAGGCAGCGCCAATAAACGACACACCAACTCGGGAGCAGAGGGAAGCTTGCTGtcctgctcgaagcctgaagacagctcaagctgatcgacctGTCAGGAAAACAAACGACAAAA CCAAACGAACAGCCCCGACCCAACTCGGCACTCTATCATCGCCCAGCTTCTTCCTCCCCAACCAGGGCACTCTACAGATAGATGTCCTCTGCGTCCTCCTAATTAATGTAGTCCATGTCCCTTTATCCAAGGAATTCATCAACATATCCAACCTCCACGCGGCACT ATGTGGTGCGACCAAGGCCACTCTGACAGACAACCTGCGCAAGTGCCTCCGACCCATGGCGATATCTATACTCAACCCCTCCCCCTTCTCATGGGAGGCCACTCTGCGGGTTGCTGAACCAGCTAGCAAAGAatggctagtggacagagcttTCCTTCAAGCCAAGACCCGTGGACTCCCGGAAAAAAAGGAGCTCTTCCTTGAAGACCTTCATTATGTTTATTGCAAATAA